A window of Bradyrhizobium sp. AZCC 1719 genomic DNA:
GGAGACGATCCGCAAGATTTTCGCAGCTTATCTGTCCAACGATCGCCAATTCGTCGAGAATGCCTTCAGCGAGGATTTCCGCTTCACCAGTCCGTTCGATGACAACATCGACAAAGCGACCTATTTCGCGCGCTGCTGGCAGTCGAGCGACTGGATCGAACGGCACGAACTGGAGCGGATCCTCGTCGACGGCGATCAAGCCTTCGTGACCTACCGCTGCACGGCCAAGGACGGAAAGAGCTTTCGCAATACCGAGTTCGTTGTCTTCGATGGCAAGAAGGTGAAGCGCATCGACGTCTATTTCGGCGCGAACTACCAGGATGGCAAGTTCGTCAGGCAACCGGGATAAATGCTGTTTCCTTCGGTCCCCGGACGCGATGCAGCGCCATAAGCGCGTTCACGCGCGTCTTCGACGCGCTATGGTGCTGCTTCGCAGGGCCGGGGTCCAGTGCACGATGGGCCCCGGTTCTGCGGCGCATCAAGCTGAGCAGCTTGCTGCGCCGCGCCCGGGGCACGACTACCTCCAAAATAATTTCCACTGACATGTCGGCGGCGTAAAAGCCCGCTCGTCTTGTTGACGAAGGCCGACGCGGCAAGTGGCTGGCCTAAGAAGATCAACACGGAGAATAGCGATGCGATTCATGGTGATTGTGAAGGCCAGCAAGGATACGGAAGCCGGCGTGATGCCGAGTACGGAGCTGCTGACCGCGATGGGCAAGTTCAACGAGGAACTGGTCAAGGCCGGCGTGATGGAGGCGGGCGAGGGCCTGCATCCGACCTCGAAGGGCGCGCGGATCAAGTATGGCAGCGGGCAGAGCGTCACCCGCGGTCCGTTCGCACAGTCTGGCGATCTCGTCTGCGGCTTCTGGCTGATCAACACCAACTCGCTGGACGAAGCGATCGACTGGATGAAGCGCGCGCCATTCGCCGATGGCGACGAGATCGAGATCCGCCAGGTATTTGCCGCAGAAGATTTCGGCGAAGCGCTCACCCCCGAACTGCGCGAGCAGGAAGAGCGGCTGCGGGCGCAGACTGCGAAGAAGTGACGGCTTGCCGTCATTCCGGGGCATCGCGCAGCGATGAACCCGGAATCTCGAGATTCCCCGGTGCGCAATTGCGCACCTGAGGTCTGGTCCTTCGGACCATCCCGGAATGACGACACCCGAACAAGGACACCCCACCATGCGATTCATGATGCTGATGATTCCCCTGGGCTATGAGACCGCGCCGCCGGACGTGCAGCTCGATCCTGAACGAGTCAAGGCGATGATGAAATACAATGAGGCGCTGAAGGAGGCCGGCGTGCTGATCGCGCTCGACGGGTTGCATCCGCCCTCGATGGGTGCGCGGGTCTCGTTCGTCACCGGCAAGCCCGTCGTTACCGACGGTCCCTTCACGGAGGCCAAGGAAGTACTCGGCGGCTACTGGATGATCAACGTGAAGTCGCGCGAGGAGGCGATCGAGTGGGCGAAGAAGTGCCCGGCGTCTGAGAACGAGATCATCGAAATTCACCAGGTGCAGGAAATCGGTGATTTCTCCGAAGAAGTGCAGCAGGCGGCCAAGGGTTTCGACGAGCTGCAGAAGGGAAATGCACACAAGGCGCGGTGAGGCTCGCCGCTCTCGACGCTCTGCTCCTTCTCCGCGTCTTTCACGGGGAAGGGGAGCGGAAAGAGCATCCCTGCGTTAACCTTCCTTAATGCTCAAAATAAGTGACCTTTACGGCCAGCTCATGTAAAAGCCTTTAACATGAGCTGGCAAAAGGACCGCCGCGGCGAGCGCGGCTACCATCACGGCAATCTGAAAGAGGCATTGCTGCAGGCGGCGCTCGACCTGATTTCGCAAAAGGGCCCGGCCGGCTTCACCTTTGCAGACGCCGCACGCATGGCTGGCGTCAGTCCGGCCGCCCCCTACCGCCATTTTCGCGACCGCGACGAATTGCTGTCCTCGATCGCGCAACGTGGCTTCGAGCAGTTCGAGGCCATGCTCGTGCAGGCCTGGGACGACGGGCCGCCCCGACACCGTCACCGCGTTCGAGCGGGTCGGCAAGGCTTATCTCGCCTTTGCGCGCAACGAGCCGGCGTTCTATTCGGCGATGTTCGAATCCGGGATTCCAGTCGATTCCAACCCGACATTGATGGCTGCGAGCGAGCGCGCATTCGCCATTATCCGCGCTGCCGCCGAGCGGCTGGCGGCGATGACACCGCCCGGAACGCCGCGGCCGCCGGCGATGATGATGGCGCTGCATATCTGGTCAATGTCGCACGGCGTGGCCTCGCTGTTCGGCCGCGGCGATGCGGCGCGGCGCAAACTGCCGATGTCGCCGGAAGATCTCCTGGAGGCGCAAGTGCTGATCTATCTGCGCGGCCTCGGCTTCCCGACCGATCGCCGGCCTGAGCCAAAACCGCCTGGCCCGCCGCCGGTGCCGCCGGCAGGCGACGCGCCATCTGGTCCCTGGGGGAACCGAAAATAATTTTCGAGGGCGCGGCGAGCCGCCCGCTTGACAAAAACGCGGATTGGTTTAGGTATGTAAATGTTATTTACATTCACAACGGCGTGATCGCCGTCATGGAGAGGGAAATGGCCTACACCGCAGATGTCAATCGATGGCGCGGTCAGACGGAACAGACCTATCGACCGCATATGCTTGAAAGCCCCTGGCACCCCGGCTGGATCGTGGTGACTATCCTCGGCTTCATCATCTGGTGGCCGATCGGGCTTGCCCTTCTCTTATTCACACTAGGGAGCAGAAAAATGGGTTGCTGGAGCCACGGAGATCGCTGGCAGAACAAGATGGAGCGGATGCAGTACAAGATGGACCGGATGCGCGATCGCATGGAGCGCCGCGGTTTCGGCGGCTTCGGCTTCGGCCCGCCGTCCAGCGGCAACCGCGCCTTCGACGAGTACCGCATGGAAACCCTGCGCCGGCTCGAGGAAGAGCAGGTCGAGTTCAAGAACTTCCTTGAGCGCCTGCGCCACGCCAAGGACAAGGAAGAGTTCGACGCCTTCATGGCGCAGCACAAGCAGCGCCCGACCCCGCCGAACGACCAGCCGCAGCAGGGCTGATCGTCAACGGCAAGAAGAGTTCAGCCGCAGGCGTGATGCCCCCATGATGCCTGATGGCGATACAGCCGCCCATCTGCGACCCGCAGGTGGGCGGTTTGTTTTTGTGCCGTGACGAGCGAACTGCGACCGCACCGGGATCGGACTCCCTCTCCCGCTTGCGGGGGAGGGCCGGGGTGGGGGTGCCGCCACGAGTCGCGCCGCCCGTATGGAGAGAGCCCCCACCCAGATCGCATCTTCGATGCGATCTGACCTCCCCCGCAAGCGGGAGAGGTGGAGGCGAAGTCTTCTAGAAGGAACCGGAGTCAGACCGTTCGCTCGCCCCATCTCGCCTGGCTCAACCTGAGATTTATTCATGGATCGGCTTCGCGTGCGGTGATAGGCTGCGCGAGATCAACCCCGTTTGTCGCGAGTCATACGGAGATCAGCATGGAACAGATTCTGACTAACCTCGTTGCAGGAGCGCTTGGCGGCGTGGGTGCGGGCAAGTCATCGCCGACTTTCGATCTCGGTACGATTGGTAACGTTGTTGCCGGCTTGGTCGGAGGCGGGGTGCTCGGCCAGATCGTAACGTTGTTGATGCCATCAATCATGGCCGCAGCCCAGTCGGGCGATGTGAGCATTGGCGGCATTGTCTCACATGCGATCGCCGGTGGTGCTGGCGGGGCCATACTCACGGCGCTCGTCGGTGCAATCAAGAACAAGGCTGCTGCCTGACGGTCAACCGGCAAAGTCTGAAATTCCCGGTCGGTGTCTCCACGAGTCACGCCCCCGTATGGAGAGAGCCCCCACCCGGATCGCATCTTCGATGCGATCCGACCTCCCCCGCAAGCGGGAGAGGTGGAGCAATCGGCGAAAGTCAGCTCATGAAGGCATCACCGTCTGGTGGCGCTGTTTCGCGGCCGGTCTATTTTGTATGGACGCGCTAATGCAGGACGGCCGTCATGAATGAAATGGTGTCTATCGATCAGATCTGGCGATCGATCCGCCGTGAAGCGGACAGCGCCGTGGCGCGCGACCCGGTATTCGGCGCCGCGCTCTTCTCATCCATTCTCGATCATCCCGACTTCGCTCATGCACTGGCGCACCAGATCGGCGCGCGGCTCGGCCAGACGCACGCAGATCGCGCGCGCTTTGCGCAGCTTGCCCGTGACGCCTTCGCGTCTTCGCCTGATCTGATCGACGCGGCGAGCCGCGATCTGCAGAGCATAGCCGTTCACGATCCCGCGACCACAACGCTGCTGCAGCCGCTGCTGAACTTCAAGGGATACGTCGCGCTTCAGGTCTGGCGCATCTCCAACTGGCTCTGGCGTGAAGGCCGCCTGACAAGAGCAGTTGCATGAGGGGCGAGGTCTCGATTGCCAGGATCGCTTGGCGACAGCCGTCGCAAAACAACGCTTAACGAATGTCCGGCATTCTCTTCGCGCTTGAAAGAAGGCGGGAAATGGCCGGGAGAGGAAGCGCATGAAGCTCTTACGGGATATTTTGCGGCACGAAGCCGACACGGAGAAGATGCGCGAGAGA
This region includes:
- a CDS encoding nuclear transport factor 2 family protein — translated: MAEANKAETIRKIFAAYLSNDRQFVENAFSEDFRFTSPFDDNIDKATYFARCWQSSDWIERHELERILVDGDQAFVTYRCTAKDGKSFRNTEFVVFDGKKVKRIDVYFGANYQDGKFVRQPG
- a CDS encoding YciI family protein, which translates into the protein MRFMVIVKASKDTEAGVMPSTELLTAMGKFNEELVKAGVMEAGEGLHPTSKGARIKYGSGQSVTRGPFAQSGDLVCGFWLINTNSLDEAIDWMKRAPFADGDEIEIRQVFAAEDFGEALTPELREQEERLRAQTAKK
- a CDS encoding YciI family protein, with product MRFMMLMIPLGYETAPPDVQLDPERVKAMMKYNEALKEAGVLIALDGLHPPSMGARVSFVTGKPVVTDGPFTEAKEVLGGYWMINVKSREEAIEWAKKCPASENEIIEIHQVQEIGDFSEEVQQAAKGFDELQKGNAHKAR
- a CDS encoding DUF2852 domain-containing protein translates to MAYTADVNRWRGQTEQTYRPHMLESPWHPGWIVVTILGFIIWWPIGLALLLFTLGSRKMGCWSHGDRWQNKMERMQYKMDRMRDRMERRGFGGFGFGPPSSGNRAFDEYRMETLRRLEEEQVEFKNFLERLRHAKDKEEFDAFMAQHKQRPTPPNDQPQQG
- a CDS encoding serine O-acetyltransferase; translated protein: MVSIDQIWRSIRREADSAVARDPVFGAALFSSILDHPDFAHALAHQIGARLGQTHADRARFAQLARDAFASSPDLIDAASRDLQSIAVHDPATTTLLQPLLNFKGYVALQVWRISNWLWREGRLTRAVA